The following coding sequences lie in one Capsicum annuum cultivar UCD-10X-F1 chromosome 5, UCD10Xv1.1, whole genome shotgun sequence genomic window:
- the LOC107870423 gene encoding disease resistance protein RPP13, which produces MVDAAFVSFAVQKLGEFLIQEVNLRLSLREDVKWLRNELLFMQSFLKHAEEKQSEDQRVQQWVFEINSVANDAVAILETYSFEASKGDDDRIARRLKACICICWKETKFYQVGKEIQSLKQRIMDISRKRETYGIIDINNAGEGPSNRSNNQSSLARTLRRTTSYVDDDQIFVGFQDVVQRFLAELLKPDPRRSAISIYGMGGLGKTTLARNLYTSPNIVSSFPIRAWICVSQEYNTMDLLRNIIKSIQGRTKENLDMLEKMTETDLESYLRDLLKERKYLVVVDDVWHREAWESLKRAFPDSKDGSRVIITTRKEDVAERADDKGYVYKLRYLTQEESWDLFCKKLLDVQTMVPEMERLARGMVDKCGGLPLAIVVLSGLLSHKRGLEEWQKVKDHLWKIIKDDSIEISYILSMSYNDLPTVLKQCFLYFGIFPEDREIRADQITQLWMAEGFIPREEERMEDVAEGFLNELIRRSLIQVVSTFWEKVVKCRIHDLLRDLAMQKALEVNFFDIYDPRKHSISSFCLRHAIHGQAQRYLSLDLFNLKLRSVLFFDPDFRKLGLINFRIKFHHIYVLQLEIQSGTKLPDSIGSLYHLKFLRLKGIHEFSSSIGNLKNLQTLRVSNDHGQLCQLPPETADLINLRHLVADYSKPLKHISKLTSLQLLSGLSCDQWRDVNPVDLVNLGELRMFDIAKTYSLNNIGNLKHLHTLFLGCKYKSFPPLEFLNSCQMLHKLWLKGRIENLPLPDTFPHSITMIILWDSKLIEDPMPMLGMLPNLRYLDLVAAYEGKEISCSDNNFGQLEFLRLDSLWNLERWHSTTSAMPLIKGLGIHYCPQLNEIPKKMNGVEKLKRCGFLLS; this is translated from the coding sequence ATGGTTGATGCCGCCTTTGTGTCGTTTGCAGTTCAAAAACTGGGTGAGTTCCTCATACAGGAAGTTAACCTGCGTTTAAGTCTGAGAGAAGATGTGAAGTGGCTCAGAAATGAGTTACTTTTCATGCAATCTTTCCTCAAACATGCAGAGGAAAAGCAAAGCGAAGACCAAAGAGTTCAACAATGGGTGTTTGAGATCAACTCTGTTGCTAATGATGCTGTTGCTATACTCGAGACTTACAGCTTCGAGGCTAGTAAAGGCGATGACGATAGAATTGCTAGACGTCTGAAGGCTTGCATTTGCATCTGTTGGAAGGAGACAAAATTCTACCAAGTTGGCAAGGAGATCCAATCACTCAAGCAGCGAATCATGGATATCTCTCGCAAACGAGAGACTTATggtattatagatataaataatgCAGGAGAAGGACCAAGTAATCGGTCAAACAACCAGTCTTCCCTGGCTAGAACATTGAGGAGAACTACCTCATATGTAGATGATGATCAGATTTTTGTTGGCTTTCAGGATGTTGTACAACGATTTCTAGCTGAACTTCTCAAACCTGATCCTCGTCGAAGTGCCATCTCCATTTATGGTATGGGCGGATTAGGCAAGACAACTCTTGCGAGAAACCTATACACCAGTCCTAACATAGTTTCTAGCTTCCCAATACGCGCTTGGATATGTGTTTCTCAAGAATACAATACCATGGATCTTCTTAGGAACATCATCAAATCTATCCAAGGACGGACCAAGGAAAATCTAGATATGTTGGAAAAGATGACTGAGACAGATCTAGAAAGTTACCTCCGTGATCTATTAAAAGAACGCAAATACCTTGTGGTGGTTGATGATGTATGGCATAGAGAAGCTTGGGAAAGTTTGAAAAGAGCGTTTCCAGATAGCAAGGATGGAAGCAGAGTTATTATTACCACACGCAAAGAGGATGTCGCTGAAAGAGCAGACGACAAAGGTTATGTCTATAAACTCCGGTACCTAACCCAAGAGGAGAGTTGGGACCTCTTCTGCAAGAAACTGCTTGATGTCCAAACAATGGTTCCAGAAATGGAAAGGTTAGCTAGAGGTATGGTGGATAAATGTGGAGGCTTACCTCTTGCAATTGTTGTATTAAGCGGACTACTTTCACATAAAAGGGGGCTAGAAGAATGGCAAAAGGTGAAGGACCACCTTTGGAAGATCATTAAAGATGACTCAATTGAAATCTCGTACATACTATCAATGAGCTACAATGACTTGCCAACTGTGCTCAAGCAGTGTTTTCTATACTTTGGTATTTTTCCAGAGGATCGTGAGATCCGCGCTGATCAAATCACGCAGTTGTGGATGGCAGAGGGTTTCATcccaagagaagaagaaagaatggAGGATGTTGCTGAAGGTTTCTTGAATGAGCTGATAAGACGAAGCTTGATACAAGTGGTAAGTACATTTTGGGAAAAAGTTGTTAAATGTAGGATTCATGATCTACTTCGGGATCTTGCCATGCAAAAGGCATTGGAGGTAAActtttttgatatttatgatcCAAGAAAGCATTCCATATCCTCCTTTTGTCTCAGACATGCCATTCATGGTCAAGCACAAAGGTACCTCTCACTAGATCTTTTTAACTTGAAGTTAAGGTCAGTTCTGTTCTTTGATCCCGACTTTCGCAAGCTAGGTCTTATAAACTTCCGTATTAAGTTCCATCATATATATGTGTTGCAATTGGAGATTCAATCTGGCACAAAACTACCTGATTCCATAGGGAGTTTGTACCACCTCAAGTTCTTAAGATTGAAAGGCATCCATGAATTTTCTTCCTCCATTGGCAATCTCAAGAATTTACAGACGCTTCGTGTCTCCAATGACCACGGACAGTTATGCCAACTACCTCCCGAGACAGCTGACCTAATAAATCTAAGACATTTAGTTGCTGATTATTCAAAACCTCTGAAGCATATAAGCAAACTCACAAGTCTTCAACTTCTTAGTGGCCTTTCTTGTGATCAATGGAGAGATGTCAACCCTGTTGATTTAGTCAATCTTGGAGAATTACGCATGTTTGATATTGCCAAAACTTACTCCCTGAATAACATTGGCAACTTGAAACACCTTCACACTCTCTTCTTGGGTTGTAAATATAAATCATTCCCGCCCctagaatttcttaattcttgtCAAATGCTCCACAAATTGTGGTTAAAAGGGAGAATAGAGAACCTGCCTCTGCCGGACACATTTCCACATTCCATCACAATGATAATCCTTTGGGACTCAAAACTCATAGAAGATCCGATGCCTATGTTGGGAATGCTGCCAAACCTAAGGTATCTCGATTTAGTTGCAGCTTACGAAGGAAAGGAAATTAGTTGCAGTGATAACAACTTCGGTCAACTGGAGTTCCTTCGTCTTGATAGTCTTTGGAACCTAGAAAGATGGCATTCAACCACAAGTGCCATGCCTCTGATTAAAGGTCTTGGTATCCATTACTGTCCACAGTTGAATGAGATTCCAAAGAAGATGAATGGCGTGGAGAAGTTGAAGAGATGTGGTTTTTTATTATCGTAG